One part of the Mycolicibacterium aromaticivorans JS19b1 = JCM 16368 genome encodes these proteins:
- a CDS encoding sugar phosphate nucleotidyltransferase, which translates to MKVVLFCGGYGMRMRNAVGDDIPKPMQMVGPRPLLWHVMRYYAHFGHKDFILCLGYGASRIKDYFLEYRETESNDFVMRDGEVHLLDNDISDWTITFVDTGLESPIGERLRRVRDHLDGDEYFLANYADVLTDARLDDIVDTFHASGAAVSMMLVPPQQSFHCVEVKDSGEVKDIVPVANFPIWINGGFFVLSQEVFDYLPPGGDLVADACEALAGKGRLFGYRHEGFWKPADTFKERAELDEGYRHGVRPWALWEPAHA; encoded by the coding sequence ATGAAAGTGGTCTTGTTCTGCGGTGGATACGGCATGCGGATGCGCAACGCTGTCGGCGACGACATCCCCAAACCGATGCAGATGGTCGGTCCGCGGCCGCTGCTGTGGCATGTGATGCGGTACTACGCGCACTTCGGGCACAAGGACTTCATCCTGTGTCTGGGTTACGGAGCGTCGCGGATCAAGGATTACTTTCTGGAGTACCGCGAAACGGAGTCCAACGACTTCGTCATGCGCGACGGCGAGGTCCACTTACTCGACAACGACATCAGCGACTGGACGATCACGTTCGTCGACACCGGGCTGGAGTCGCCGATCGGCGAGCGCCTGCGACGCGTGCGCGATCATCTCGACGGCGACGAGTACTTCTTGGCCAACTATGCCGACGTGCTCACCGACGCCCGCCTCGACGACATCGTGGACACGTTCCACGCCTCCGGCGCCGCGGTGTCGATGATGCTGGTCCCGCCGCAACAGTCGTTCCACTGCGTCGAGGTCAAGGATTCCGGCGAGGTCAAGGACATCGTGCCGGTCGCGAACTTCCCGATCTGGATCAACGGCGGCTTTTTCGTTCTCTCCCAAGAGGTTTTCGACTACCTACCGCCGGGTGGGGACCTGGTGGCCGACGCCTGCGAGGCGCTGGCCGGGAAGGGCCGGTTGTTCGGGTACCGGCACGAGGGCTTCTGGAAGCCGGCCGACACGTTCAAGGAGCGCGCCGAGCTCGACGAGGGCTACCGCCACGGTGTCCGACCCTGGGCATTGTGGGAGCCGGCGCATGCGTGA
- a CDS encoding sulfurtransferase, with translation MPLPADPSPTLKDYAHPERLVTADWLSAHLGTPGLAIVESDEDVLLYDIGHIPGAVKIDWHTDLNDPQVRDYVSGAQFAELMNRKGISRDDTVVIYGDKSNWWAAYALWVFTLFGHQDVRLLNGGRDLWISDGRDTTLDVPSKAGSGYPVVERNDAAIRAYKDDVLASLGHSTLIDVRSPQEYTGERTHMPDYPEEGALRGGHIPTAVSVPWAKAAEDSGRFRNRAELEDVYSFATAAPNIPIIAYCRIGERSSHTWFVLTYLLGIPGVRNYDGSWTEWGNTVRVPIVAGAEPGSAPGAS, from the coding sequence GTGCCGCTTCCCGCAGATCCCAGCCCCACCCTGAAGGACTACGCCCACCCGGAGCGCCTGGTCACCGCCGACTGGCTGTCGGCGCACCTCGGCACCCCCGGGCTGGCCATCGTGGAGTCCGACGAAGACGTGTTGCTCTACGACATCGGCCATATCCCCGGCGCGGTCAAGATCGACTGGCACACCGATCTCAACGATCCGCAGGTGCGCGACTACGTCAGCGGCGCGCAATTCGCCGAGCTGATGAACCGCAAGGGCATCTCCCGCGACGACACCGTCGTCATCTACGGCGACAAGAGCAACTGGTGGGCCGCGTACGCGCTGTGGGTCTTCACTCTGTTCGGCCACCAGGACGTCCGACTGCTCAACGGCGGCCGCGACCTGTGGATCTCCGACGGTCGCGACACCACTCTCGACGTCCCGAGCAAGGCCGGATCCGGCTACCCGGTGGTCGAGCGCAACGATGCCGCGATCCGCGCCTACAAGGACGATGTGCTTGCGTCCCTGGGTCATTCGACACTGATCGATGTGCGCTCGCCCCAGGAGTACACCGGCGAACGCACCCACATGCCCGACTATCCCGAAGAGGGTGCGCTGCGCGGCGGCCACATCCCCACCGCCGTGTCGGTGCCGTGGGCCAAGGCCGCCGAGGACAGCGGCCGCTTCCGCAACCGCGCCGAACTCGAGGACGTGTATTCGTTCGCCACGGCGGCTCCGAACATCCCGATCATCGCGTACTGCCGCATCGGCGAGCGGTCCAGCCATACCTGGTTCGTGCTCACCTACCTGCTGGGCATCCCCGGCGTTCGTAATTACGACGGGTCGTGGACCGAGTGGGGCAACACGGTACGGGTGCCGATCGTGGCCGGTGCTGAACCGGGATCAGCGCCCGGGGCATCGTGA
- a CDS encoding class I SAM-dependent methyltransferase produces the protein MNSCRGCRGRGLLPVLDLGRVPAQDFFPAAAEPVAPEESSHPLAMVLCAGCGLAQLADDDTVTDEPRGVEPVALQRQAVDAVTRVAAAHLLRGSTVREFGSPHGGSWLPLLAERGFATAEVADVVLDSFGLMHEPDQLAAFTRRAQATANDGVLLIQYHSLATIVGKRQWNALRHGHFAYYSTTALLGLLEQAGMSAVQAWEFDLYGGTVLVAARHGHTAPPASVRRIIAAERTFTETAAVATLQSAADAHCRALRDWLEDQAAQHRRVFAYGAASRAVALFALAEVTRRLVAAVADASRAKQGRRMPGTDVPIIAPDELVAAQPDCVLLTLPDLLAEVSVAYPQLTGRWISADRFMTSELANTPQVHRLDREETRI, from the coding sequence ATGAATAGCTGCCGAGGATGCCGCGGTCGGGGTCTGCTGCCCGTGTTGGATCTGGGCCGCGTTCCCGCGCAGGACTTTTTCCCTGCTGCCGCCGAACCCGTTGCGCCCGAGGAATCGTCGCATCCGTTGGCGATGGTCCTGTGCGCCGGCTGTGGTCTGGCGCAGCTGGCCGATGACGACACCGTGACCGACGAGCCACGCGGGGTGGAACCGGTTGCGTTGCAGCGCCAGGCCGTCGATGCCGTGACCAGGGTGGCCGCCGCGCATCTGCTGCGCGGGTCGACGGTCCGCGAGTTCGGCAGTCCGCACGGCGGCAGCTGGCTGCCGTTGCTGGCCGAGCGGGGATTCGCCACGGCCGAGGTCGCCGACGTGGTGCTCGACAGCTTCGGGCTGATGCACGAACCGGATCAGCTGGCCGCGTTCACCCGCCGAGCACAGGCGACGGCGAACGACGGTGTGCTGCTGATCCAATACCACTCACTGGCGACGATCGTGGGCAAGAGGCAGTGGAACGCCCTGCGCCACGGCCACTTTGCGTACTACTCGACGACCGCGCTGCTCGGCCTGCTGGAGCAGGCCGGGATGAGCGCGGTGCAAGCCTGGGAGTTCGACCTGTACGGCGGGACGGTGTTGGTGGCGGCAAGGCACGGCCATACCGCCCCGCCCGCATCGGTGCGTCGCATCATCGCCGCCGAACGGACCTTCACCGAGACTGCGGCGGTAGCGACGTTGCAGAGCGCGGCCGACGCCCACTGCCGGGCGCTGCGCGACTGGCTCGAAGACCAGGCAGCCCAACACCGCCGCGTCTTCGCCTACGGTGCAGCGTCGCGCGCGGTTGCGCTGTTCGCGCTGGCGGAAGTGACCCGTCGGCTTGTCGCGGCGGTCGCCGACGCGTCGCGCGCCAAGCAGGGACGGCGGATGCCGGGAACCGATGTACCGATCATCGCGCCCGATGAACTCGTTGCGGCGCAACCAGACTGCGTCCTGCTTACTCTGCCGGACCTGCTCGCCGAGGTCTCGGTCGCCTACCCCCAGCTCACAGGACGGTGGATCAGTGCCGACCGCTTCATGACCAGTGAGTTGGCGAACACGCCCCAAGTGCACCGTCTTGATCGAGAGGAGACACGTATATGA
- a CDS encoding acyl-CoA carboxylase subunit epsilon — MSKHEDITELSDPRDITLDNPESVTPEIRIEKGNPSDEDIAALVTVLAAASGGNAGPGPQELNLWGHPVDKLRYSIHSWNQVTLLERTHMRR; from the coding sequence GTGAGCAAGCACGAGGACATCACCGAACTCAGTGACCCGCGGGACATCACGCTCGACAACCCGGAGTCGGTGACCCCCGAGATCCGCATCGAGAAGGGCAACCCGAGCGACGAGGACATCGCCGCTCTGGTGACCGTGCTGGCCGCGGCCAGCGGCGGCAATGCCGGCCCGGGTCCGCAGGAGCTCAACCTGTGGGGCCATCCGGTCGACAAGCTGCGCTACTCGATCCACAGCTGGAACCAGGTGACCTTGCTGGAGCGGACCCACATGCGCCGATGA
- a CDS encoding SufE family protein, with amino-acid sequence MPAALAEVVSDFADVQGQDKLKLLLEFADDLPELPADLEEAAMEPVPECQSPLFLHVDASDTEHVRLFFSAPAEAPTTRGFASILAAGLDGQPKADILAVPDDFYAELGLAALISPLRLRGMSAMLARIKRRLLTTT; translated from the coding sequence ATGCCCGCAGCGCTCGCCGAGGTCGTGTCCGACTTCGCCGATGTGCAGGGCCAGGACAAGCTCAAGCTGCTGCTGGAGTTCGCCGACGACCTCCCTGAACTGCCTGCCGACCTCGAGGAGGCGGCCATGGAACCGGTGCCGGAGTGCCAGTCGCCGCTGTTCCTGCATGTCGACGCCTCCGACACCGAACACGTCCGGCTGTTCTTCAGCGCCCCCGCCGAGGCGCCGACCACCCGCGGCTTCGCATCGATCCTGGCGGCCGGGCTCGACGGCCAGCCCAAAGCCGACATCCTGGCCGTACCGGACGATTTCTACGCCGAGCTGGGGTTGGCCGCGTTGATCAGTCCGCTTCGACTGCGCGGTATGTCGGCGATGCTGGCCAGGATCAAACGCCGACTGCTCACGACGACGTAG
- a CDS encoding glycosyltransferase family 2 protein encodes MSKVVGIWEAMPHSARRPTISVVIPALNEERNLSYIASRLPHDVDEIVFVDGDSVDNTALVARELWPNGVHLQQTRKGKGNALACGFAAASGDIVVMIDADGSTDPAEIPRFVGALISGKDFAKGSRFVQGGGSSDITRLRRFGNWGLNTLVNTLFATKYTDLCYGYNAFWRDCLEVMDLPDTEIRDPQWGDGFEIESLINVRVAASGMQIAEVSSYELDRIHGASNLNAAKDGLRILWTILHEFYRARRRGWRRSVRSGDLQVTVTSRYRLDAESHDQPLPDVRHA; translated from the coding sequence ATGAGCAAGGTCGTCGGAATTTGGGAAGCGATGCCGCATTCGGCACGCCGGCCCACGATCTCGGTGGTGATCCCGGCGCTGAACGAGGAGCGCAACCTGTCCTACATCGCGTCGCGATTGCCCCACGACGTCGACGAGATCGTGTTCGTGGACGGTGACTCCGTGGACAACACCGCGCTGGTGGCGCGGGAGCTCTGGCCGAACGGTGTGCACCTGCAGCAGACCCGAAAGGGTAAGGGCAATGCGCTGGCGTGTGGTTTCGCCGCCGCGTCGGGCGACATCGTTGTGATGATCGACGCCGACGGCAGCACCGACCCCGCGGAGATCCCGCGCTTCGTCGGCGCGCTGATCTCGGGCAAGGACTTCGCCAAAGGATCACGCTTCGTGCAGGGGGGCGGCAGCAGCGACATCACCCGTCTGCGGCGGTTCGGCAACTGGGGCCTCAACACGTTGGTCAACACATTGTTCGCCACCAAGTACACCGATCTGTGCTACGGCTACAACGCCTTCTGGCGGGATTGCCTCGAGGTGATGGACCTGCCCGACACCGAGATCCGAGATCCGCAGTGGGGAGACGGTTTCGAGATCGAGTCACTGATCAATGTGCGCGTGGCCGCCAGTGGGATGCAGATCGCCGAAGTCAGCAGCTATGAACTCGACCGCATCCACGGCGCCAGTAATCTCAACGCGGCGAAGGACGGTCTGCGGATTCTGTGGACGATACTTCACGAGTTCTACCGGGCGCGCCGACGAGGATGGCGTCGCAGCGTGCGCAGCGGGGATCTCCAGGTCACGGTGACATCCCGGTACCGGCTCGACGCGGAGTCACACGACCAGCCCCTTCCCGACGTGCGGCACGCGTGA
- a CDS encoding acyl-CoA carboxylase subunit beta: MTSVTEPAAGHTIDIHTTAGKLADLRQRAEESLHPVGEAAVEKVHAKGKLTARERILALLDEGSFVELDALARHRSTNFGLQENRPVGDGVVTGYGTIDGREVCLFSQDATVFGGSLGEVYGEKIVKVQELALKTGRPLIGINDGAGARIQEGVVSLGLYSRIFHNNIKASGVIPQISLIMGAAAGGHVYSPALTDFVIMVDQTSQMFITGPDVIKTVTGEDVSMEELGGAHTHMAKSGTVHYVASGEQDALDYVRDLLSYLPPNNYAEPPRYPAPPHPGAIEDNLTDEDLELDTLIPDSPNQPYDMHEVITRILDDDEFLEVQAGYAQNIVVGFGRIDGRPVGIVANQPTQFAGCLDINASEKAARFVRTCDCFNIPIVMLVDVPGFLPGTEQEYNGIIRRGAKLLYAYGEATVAKITVITRKAYGGAYCVMGSKDMGCDVNVAWPTAQIAVMGASGAVGFVYRKDLKEAANEGKDVDALRLELQQTYEDTLVNPYIAAERGYVDAVIPPSHTRGYISTALRLLERKIAQVPPKKHGNIPL; encoded by the coding sequence ATGACGAGCGTTACGGAACCGGCCGCGGGCCACACGATCGACATCCACACCACCGCTGGCAAGCTGGCCGATCTTCGTCAGCGCGCTGAGGAATCGCTGCACCCCGTCGGCGAGGCCGCTGTGGAGAAGGTCCACGCCAAGGGCAAGCTCACCGCTCGCGAGCGGATCCTGGCTCTGCTCGACGAGGGTTCGTTCGTTGAACTCGACGCACTCGCCCGGCATCGCAGCACCAACTTCGGGTTGCAGGAGAACCGTCCGGTCGGCGACGGCGTCGTAACCGGTTACGGCACCATCGACGGTCGCGAGGTGTGCCTCTTCAGCCAGGACGCCACGGTGTTCGGCGGCAGCCTCGGCGAGGTCTACGGCGAGAAGATCGTGAAGGTCCAGGAACTCGCCCTCAAGACCGGTCGTCCGCTGATCGGCATCAACGACGGCGCAGGCGCGCGCATCCAGGAGGGTGTGGTCTCGCTCGGCCTCTACAGCCGGATCTTCCACAACAACATCAAGGCTTCCGGCGTGATCCCGCAGATCTCGCTGATCATGGGTGCGGCAGCCGGCGGCCACGTCTACTCCCCCGCGCTCACCGACTTCGTGATCATGGTCGACCAGACCAGCCAGATGTTCATCACCGGACCTGACGTCATCAAGACCGTCACCGGCGAGGACGTCAGCATGGAGGAGCTGGGGGGCGCCCACACCCACATGGCCAAGTCCGGCACCGTGCACTACGTCGCCTCCGGCGAGCAGGACGCCTTGGACTACGTGCGCGATCTGCTGAGCTACCTGCCGCCCAACAACTACGCCGAGCCGCCGCGCTACCCGGCGCCGCCGCACCCGGGCGCGATCGAGGACAACCTCACCGACGAGGACCTCGAGCTCGACACGCTGATCCCGGACTCGCCGAACCAGCCGTACGACATGCACGAGGTGATCACTCGCATCCTCGACGACGACGAGTTCCTGGAGGTCCAGGCGGGCTACGCCCAGAACATCGTCGTCGGCTTCGGACGGATCGACGGCCGCCCGGTCGGGATCGTGGCCAATCAGCCCACCCAGTTCGCCGGTTGCCTCGACATCAACGCCTCCGAGAAGGCCGCCCGGTTCGTGCGCACCTGCGACTGCTTCAACATCCCGATCGTGATGCTGGTCGATGTCCCGGGCTTCCTGCCGGGCACCGAGCAGGAGTACAACGGCATCATCCGCCGGGGCGCCAAGCTGCTCTACGCCTACGGCGAGGCCACCGTCGCCAAGATCACCGTCATCACCCGCAAGGCCTACGGCGGCGCCTACTGCGTCATGGGCTCCAAGGACATGGGCTGCGACGTCAACGTCGCGTGGCCGACGGCTCAGATCGCGGTCATGGGCGCCTCGGGCGCGGTCGGCTTCGTCTACCGCAAGGACCTCAAGGAAGCGGCGAACGAGGGCAAGGACGTGGACGCCCTGCGCCTCGAGTTGCAGCAGACCTACGAGGACACCCTGGTGAACCCGTACATCGCCGCCGAGCGCGGCTACGTCGACGCGGTGATCCCCCCGTCGCACACCCGCGGGTACATCTCGACCGCCCTGCGGCTGCTGGAACGCAAGATCGCCCAGGTGCCGCCGAAGAAGCACGGGAACATTCCACTGTGA
- a CDS encoding class I SAM-dependent methyltransferase, which yields MLCRLCGLNRLVSVLDLGATPPCERFLGADELDAPEPTFPLHLRVCEECLLLQIPALITPEDTFTEYAYFSSYSDSWVQHAKTFVADAAARLDLGSDSFVVEVASNDGYLLQHVVAAGIPCLGIEPSHNVGAAARGRGVPTRTAFLDEELARAVVGERGAADLVVANNVYAHIPDIAGFGRALRTLLADDGWLSIEVHHAYNLVTLGQFDTVYHEHFQYYTLLTATRALAAAGLRVVDAELIPTHGGSLRLWARPDCVDAEPTSRFFDILDSEQQAGLHDVGGYLGLRARTEAVRHQLLSFLLDCKASNRRVVGYGAPGKGNTLLNYCGIRSDLLEYTVDRNPYKHGRFTPGTRIPIREPEAIAEDRPDVVLVLPWNLEAELTAQLSYVTDWGGQLVYPLPTLRTALGKPEVVGSQAR from the coding sequence GTGCTTTGCCGTTTGTGTGGACTGAACCGGCTCGTGAGTGTGCTCGACCTGGGCGCCACGCCGCCGTGTGAGAGGTTTCTCGGTGCCGACGAACTCGACGCGCCCGAGCCGACCTTCCCGTTGCACCTGCGGGTCTGCGAGGAATGCCTGCTGCTGCAGATCCCCGCGCTGATCACGCCGGAGGACACCTTCACCGAGTACGCCTACTTCTCGTCGTACTCCGACAGCTGGGTGCAGCACGCCAAGACCTTCGTGGCCGACGCCGCGGCACGCCTCGACCTCGGATCGGACTCGTTCGTCGTGGAGGTGGCCAGCAATGACGGCTATCTACTCCAGCATGTGGTGGCCGCCGGCATCCCCTGCCTGGGCATCGAACCGTCGCACAACGTCGGCGCGGCAGCCCGCGGCCGCGGAGTCCCGACGCGGACAGCCTTCCTCGACGAGGAGCTGGCTCGTGCGGTGGTCGGCGAACGCGGCGCCGCCGACCTGGTGGTGGCCAACAACGTCTACGCGCACATCCCGGACATCGCCGGCTTCGGCCGGGCGCTGCGGACGCTGCTCGCCGACGACGGCTGGCTCAGCATCGAGGTGCACCATGCGTACAACCTGGTCACCCTCGGCCAGTTCGACACCGTCTACCACGAGCATTTCCAGTACTACACACTCCTCACCGCGACCCGGGCGCTGGCTGCGGCCGGCCTGCGCGTCGTCGACGCCGAACTGATTCCCACCCACGGCGGATCGCTCCGGCTCTGGGCCCGACCGGATTGTGTTGACGCCGAGCCCACTTCGCGATTCTTCGACATCCTGGACTCCGAGCAACAGGCCGGACTGCATGACGTGGGCGGCTACCTCGGACTGCGTGCCCGCACTGAGGCGGTGCGCCACCAGCTGCTGAGTTTCCTCCTCGACTGCAAGGCGTCCAACCGGCGAGTGGTGGGTTACGGCGCTCCCGGCAAGGGCAACACCCTGCTGAACTACTGCGGAATCCGCAGCGATCTCCTGGAATACACGGTCGACCGCAACCCCTACAAGCACGGCCGGTTCACGCCCGGCACCCGCATTCCGATCAGGGAACCGGAGGCGATCGCCGAAGACCGTCCCGACGTGGTTCTCGTCCTGCCGTGGAATCTGGAAGCGGAGCTCACCGCCCAACTGTCTTACGTCACGGACTGGGGTGGTCAGTTGGTCTACCCGCTGCCGACCTTGCGCACGGCGCTTGGGAAGCCCGAAGTGGTTGGGAGTCAAGCCAGATGA
- the rfbC gene encoding dTDP-4-dehydrorhamnose 3,5-epimerase: MEIRQTDIAGLVVLVPQPFFDDRGFFTRTFDAEIFDSYLGAPGLSASFIQDSQSRSVQGTIRGMHGRAGRGEAKLIRCANGAVHDVVVDIRPDSPTFGRQVSVVLDDTDFRHLYVPPGFLHGFQALTPTADVCYRIDRPHDPSEDLAVAFDDPDLGIAWPTAPTVISARDRAAGSWRDVVSQLGHPGT, from the coding sequence GTGGAGATCAGGCAAACCGACATCGCCGGCCTCGTGGTGCTCGTCCCTCAACCGTTCTTCGATGACCGTGGCTTCTTCACCCGGACGTTCGACGCGGAGATCTTCGACAGCTATCTTGGCGCGCCGGGACTCAGCGCGTCCTTCATCCAGGACTCCCAGTCGCGCTCGGTGCAGGGCACCATTCGTGGGATGCACGGTCGCGCCGGGCGCGGTGAAGCCAAACTCATCCGATGCGCCAACGGCGCCGTGCACGACGTCGTCGTCGATATCCGGCCCGACTCCCCGACCTTCGGCCGCCAGGTATCGGTTGTGCTCGACGACACGGACTTTCGTCATCTTTATGTTCCGCCCGGATTTCTGCACGGGTTCCAGGCACTCACGCCGACCGCCGACGTCTGCTATCGGATCGATCGGCCGCACGACCCGAGCGAAGACCTCGCGGTCGCCTTCGACGACCCCGATCTGGGCATAGCGTGGCCGACTGCGCCCACCGTGATCTCTGCACGAGACCGCGCGGCGGGGAGCTGGCGCGATGTGGTCAGCCAACTCGGCCACCCTGGTACATAG
- a CDS encoding PIG-L deacetylase family protein → MRELFTGGVDEIAVLGAHCDDIAIGMGGTLLALCSDRPGLRVHALVLSGGGGEREAEERAALDAFCPGASVRVTVLDIPDGRAPAHWQQVKSALHEFRRSCDPAVVFGPHRHDAHQDHRLLAELLPTEFRDHLILGYEIVKWETDTPRPNLFHPLPHGVAETKARLLGKHYPSQATHDWFDDEAFLGLARLRGVQCHSRHAEAFTAEKLSIGFGGR, encoded by the coding sequence ATGCGTGAACTGTTCACCGGCGGAGTCGACGAGATCGCTGTGCTCGGTGCCCACTGCGACGACATCGCCATCGGGATGGGCGGCACCCTGCTCGCACTGTGTTCCGACCGGCCTGGGCTCCGCGTGCACGCGCTGGTGTTGTCCGGCGGTGGTGGTGAGCGCGAGGCTGAGGAGCGGGCTGCCCTGGACGCGTTCTGTCCGGGCGCATCGGTGCGGGTGACGGTCCTCGACATCCCCGACGGTCGCGCCCCCGCCCATTGGCAGCAGGTCAAATCGGCGCTGCATGAATTTCGTCGATCCTGCGATCCCGCCGTCGTTTTCGGTCCGCACCGGCACGACGCACACCAGGACCACCGGCTGCTCGCCGAGTTGCTGCCCACCGAGTTCCGCGATCACTTGATCCTCGGCTACGAGATCGTGAAGTGGGAAACCGACACTCCGCGGCCGAATCTCTTCCATCCGCTGCCGCACGGTGTCGCTGAGACGAAAGCCCGACTGCTGGGCAAGCACTACCCGTCGCAGGCGACGCACGACTGGTTCGACGACGAGGCTTTCCTCGGCTTGGCGCGCCTGCGCGGAGTGCAGTGCCACAGCCGCCACGCGGAGGCGTTCACGGCAGAGAAGTTGTCCATCGGATTCGGAGGTCGTTGA
- a CDS encoding NAD-dependent epimerase/dehydratase family protein encodes MRVLVTGHQGYLGTVMVGVLRAAGHDVVGLDAGYFADCVLGPTPMDPEQIRPGGPVDLRDITADDLTGVDAVVHLAALSNDPLGNLAPDVTYEINHRASTRLAHAAKAAGVSRFLYASTCSVYGSAGDDLVDEEAPLRPLTPYAESKVWVEDDLAAIADSGFAPVFLRNATAFGFSPRLRADIVLNNLVGHAVLTGVVKVLSDGTPWRPLVHAQDIAEAFLLCLTAPVKTIWCQAFNVGTEANNLTVAEIAQAVVEVVPATELRITGQTGADPRSYRVDFAKVRDRLGFQAQWSVAAGAAELYATYTNHHLTQDAFDDRFTRLARLKELRESGVLDETMYQGGRVG; translated from the coding sequence ATGCGAGTTCTCGTCACCGGACATCAGGGTTACCTCGGTACGGTCATGGTCGGCGTGTTGCGTGCGGCCGGTCACGACGTAGTCGGGCTCGACGCAGGCTATTTCGCCGACTGCGTACTGGGCCCGACGCCGATGGATCCCGAACAGATCCGTCCGGGTGGACCGGTCGATCTGCGGGATATCACCGCCGATGATCTGACCGGGGTGGATGCCGTCGTTCACCTGGCGGCCCTGTCCAATGACCCGCTGGGCAACCTCGCCCCCGATGTCACCTATGAGATCAACCACCGCGCATCCACCCGGCTCGCGCATGCCGCCAAAGCCGCTGGGGTGTCGAGGTTCCTGTACGCATCGACGTGCTCGGTGTACGGATCGGCCGGCGACGACCTGGTCGACGAGGAAGCACCGCTGCGCCCCCTGACCCCGTACGCGGAAAGCAAAGTCTGGGTGGAGGATGACCTCGCGGCGATCGCCGACTCGGGATTCGCGCCGGTATTCCTGCGGAACGCAACCGCATTCGGCTTCTCGCCGCGGCTTCGCGCCGACATTGTGCTGAACAATCTGGTCGGGCACGCGGTCCTCACCGGCGTTGTGAAGGTTCTCTCCGACGGCACGCCGTGGCGGCCGCTGGTGCACGCCCAGGACATCGCCGAAGCGTTCCTGCTGTGCCTGACCGCTCCGGTGAAGACGATCTGGTGCCAGGCCTTCAATGTCGGCACCGAGGCCAACAACCTCACTGTCGCCGAGATCGCCCAGGCTGTCGTGGAGGTGGTCCCGGCGACCGAATTGCGCATCACCGGCCAGACCGGTGCCGATCCCCGTTCGTACCGAGTCGATTTCGCCAAGGTTCGCGACCGGCTTGGCTTCCAGGCGCAGTGGTCGGTGGCTGCCGGCGCCGCCGAGCTCTACGCCACCTACACCAACCACCACCTGACCCAGGACGCGTTCGACGACCGGTTCACCCGCCTGGCCCGCCTGAAGGAGCTTCGCGAGTCGGGCGTGCTCGATGAAACTATGTACCAGGGTGGCCGAGTTGGCTGA
- a CDS encoding Maf family protein, which translates to MTRVVLGSASSGRLRVLRNAGIDPLVVVSGVDEDAIVANLGAYAEPGDVVTALAQAKAAAVHTVLDPAVASDCVVIGCDSMLYLDGELHGKPGTAEQAALQWDSMAGRIGLLYTGHCLIRVLRGAAAHTATQAEVTRVRFATPTAADLAAYVASGEPLGVAGAFTLDGLGGWFVDGIEGDPSNVVGLGLSVTRRLLSDVGLPIGDLWAANPVR; encoded by the coding sequence ATGACCCGAGTAGTCCTTGGCTCGGCCTCGTCCGGCCGGCTCCGGGTGCTGCGCAACGCAGGCATCGATCCGCTGGTCGTCGTCTCCGGCGTCGACGAGGACGCGATCGTGGCGAACTTGGGCGCCTACGCCGAGCCCGGTGACGTGGTCACCGCGCTGGCCCAGGCGAAAGCCGCCGCCGTGCACACGGTTCTGGATCCCGCCGTCGCGTCGGATTGCGTTGTCATCGGCTGTGATTCGATGCTGTACCTTGACGGCGAACTCCACGGCAAGCCCGGTACCGCCGAACAGGCTGCGCTGCAATGGGATTCGATGGCCGGCCGGATCGGCCTGCTCTATACCGGGCACTGCTTGATCCGGGTACTGCGCGGCGCGGCCGCGCACACCGCGACGCAGGCGGAGGTGACCCGGGTCCGGTTCGCCACCCCGACGGCGGCCGACTTGGCGGCCTATGTGGCCAGTGGTGAACCGCTCGGTGTTGCTGGCGCGTTCACGCTCGACGGCCTCGGCGGCTGGTTCGTCGACGGCATCGAGGGCGATCCGTCGAACGTGGTCGGCCTGGGCCTGTCGGTGACGCGTCGGCTGCTGAGCGACGTCGGGCTGCCGATCGGCGATCTATGGGCGGCTAATCCGGTCCGCTGA